From Carassius auratus strain Wakin chromosome 10, ASM336829v1, whole genome shotgun sequence, a single genomic window includes:
- the LOC113109702 gene encoding stAR-related lipid transfer protein 7, mitochondrial-like yields MFPSVQHRPVCSIGARAVRLQNFSTFKQSGAIDSKSWSLSWLGERVGLLLSWLQKTGRGTNKLASDKKKERLLSIFANHCSFVTGQRLRRAFQIGELYSNLYSERSRWTLVGHIWRRLQSKHAPAGKLIAALAGVFMWEDQRIGDDELRRCAWELQALESARSQNVTPKTTVHVDPDWEVVMEKKNFRVWRRPIQDSHLFEYRVFGSYTDVSPRQFFNVQLDTEYRKKWDALVIKLDVVDRDVNTGTEVIHWATHFPYPMYSRDYVYVRRYHVDMENNLMILISRAVRHPSIPETQEFVRVHSYQSKMVIRPHRSFDENGFDYLLTYSDDPQTVFPRYCVSWMVSSGMPDFLEKLHTAALKAKNMDVGVQDYVSIIKSTQPTQERLADNAHTGGPSQIYA; encoded by the exons ATGTTCCCCTCCGTCCAGCATCGTCCCGTGTGCAGTATAGGGGCCAGAGCGGTGCGTCTGCAAAACTTTAGCACTTTTAAACAAAGTGGTGCGATAGATAGCAAATCGTGGAGTTTGTCGTGGCTGGGTGAGCGCGTGGGCCTGCTGCTGTCATGGCTCCAAAAAACAGGAAGGGGAACAAACAAGCTAGCCTCCgacaaaaagaaagagagactGTTGTCTATATTCGCCAACCACTGTAGTTTTGTGACAGGCCAAAGGCTGAGAAGGGCCTTTCAGATCGGAGAGCTGTACTCAAACCTGTACTCTGAGAGGAGCAGGTGGACACTCGTGGGACACATATGGAGACGCCTGCAGAGCAAACACGCCCCCGCCGGAAAACTGATAGCAGCATTGGCTGGGGTCTTCATGTGGGAAGACCAGAGGATTGGAGATGATGAGCTGAGAAG GTGTGCGTGGGAGCTGCAGGCACTGGAGTCGGCGAGAAGCCAGAATGTGACCCCAAAGACCACTGTGCATGTGGATCCAGACTGGGAGGTGGTCATGGAGAAGAAAAACTTCAGGGTTTGGAGGAGACCCATCCAGGATAGCCATCTTTTTGAATACAGAG TGTTTGGTTCATATACAGACGTCTCCCCCCGGCAATTCTTCAATGTTCAG TTGGACACAGAGTACAGAAAGAAGTGGGACGCACTGGTTATTAAATTGGACGTGGTGGACAGGGACGTCAACACCGGCACCGAGGTCATTCATTGGGCAACACATTTTCCA TATCCCATGTACTCCAGAGACTACGTCTATGTGCGCCGGTATCATGTTGACATGGAGAACAACTTAATGATCTTAATCTCCAG AGCCGTCAGACACCCCAGTATTCCAGAGACCCAGGAGTTCGTCCGAGTTCACTCTTATCAGTCCAAGATGGTCATCCGGCCACACCGGTCATTTGACGAG AATGGCTTTGATTACCTGCTGACTTACAGCGATGATCCCCAGACGGTCTTCCCTCGCTATTGCGTCAGCTGGATGGTGTCTAGTG GCATGCCAGACTTCCTGGAGAAGCTTCACACCGCCGCCCTCAAAGCTAAAAACATGGACGTCGGTGTCCAGGACTACGTCAGCATCATAAAATCCACCCAACCCACCCAAGAACGACTAGCTGACAACGCTCACACCGGAGGACCGAGTCAGATCTACGCCTGA
- the LOC113109703 gene encoding sodium-dependent phosphate transporter 1-B-like isoform X1: MVSTTLATVTILTTLAAQVALTDYLWLLIVGFIIAFILAFSVGANDVANSFGTAVGSGVVTLRQACILATVFETLGSVLLGAKVSETIRNGIIDVTMYNGTEHVLMAGSVSAMFGSAVWQLFASFLKLPISGTHCIVGATIGFSLVAKGQQGVKWLELLRIVASWFLSPVLSGIMSAILFYFVRMFILKKKDPVPNGLRALPFFYAVTMGINLFSIMFTGAPMLGFDKLPWWGVLLISIGMALIIGIIVWFVVCPRLKKKIECKLKSSSPTESPLMEKRELHEAHSPILKPVPEESSAMPSITPSAPPLSEERRVTFDIGESDDADQKDCKESEMDSAAPKNAHVHFTNGPAHIPSNGYSQYHTVHKDSGLYKDLLHKLHLAKVGDCMGEVADRPIRRNNSYTSYTMAIIGLHGDYKPKESEFRASEDGDKEKANAQERKRIRMDSYTSYCNAVAENGAPEGLGDSEVALEIADDDAGSSHSSLEEDKSDADRPEVSMLFQFLQILTACFGSFAHGGNDVSNAIGPLVALWLVYESGSVISHGPTPIWLLLYGGVGICVGLWVWGRRVIQTMGKDLTPITPSSGFSIELASAVTVVVASNIGLPVSTTHCKVGSVVSVGWMRSRKAVDWRLFRNIFLAWFVTVPISGLISAAIMALFIYVIL, encoded by the exons ATGGTGTCGACAACTCTGGCCACGGTAACGATTTTGACCACCCTTGCCGCTCAAGTGGCTTTGACAGATTATCTATGGCTCCTAATTGTAGGGTTCATAATAGCATTTATTCTGGCCTTTTCGGTGGGTGCTAATGACGTAGCCAACTCTTTTGGTACAGCAGTGGGATCAGGTGTAGTTACGCTTAGGCAGGCCTGTATTCTTGCTACTGTCTTTGAGACACTGGGCTCTGTGCTGCTTGGTGCCAAGGTCAGTGAAACTATCCGCAATGGCATAATCGATGTGACTATGTACAACGGCACAGAGCATGTGTTGATGGCTGGATCAGTCAGCGCTATGTTTG GCTCTGCTGTTTGGCAGTTATTTGCTTCTTTTCTGAAGCTTCCTATATCTGGGACCCATTGCATTGTGGGAGCTACCATTGGCTTTTCACTAGTCGCCAAAGGTCAGCAGGGCGTCAAATGGCTGGAGCTTCTTAGAATTG TTGCATCCTGGTTCCTCTCACCTGTCCTCTCTGGCATTATGTCTGCCATTCTTTTCTACTTTGTTCGCATGTTCATCCTGAAAAAG AAAGATCCAGTTCCCAATGGTCTGAGGGCCCTGCCTTTCTTCTATGCTGTTACGATGGGAATCAACCTGTTCTCCATTATGTTTACTGGAGCACCGA TGCTGGGCTTTGATAAGCTGCCCTGGTGGGGAGTTCTGCTCATTTCCATCGGCATGGCCCTGATCATCGGTATCATCGTTTGGTTTGTTGTCTGCCCACGGCTCAAGAAGAAGATCGAAT GTAAACTAAAGTCTTCCAGTCCCACCGAGAGTCCTTTGATGGAGAAGAGGGAGCTGCATGAAGCTCACAGTCCCATCCTGAAACCTGTCCCTGAGGAGTCCAGTGCAATGCCCTCTATCACCCCCTCGGCCCCTCCTCTTTCTGAGGAGCGCAGGGTCACCTTTGACATTGGAGAGTCAGATGACGCTGATCAGAAGGACTGCAAAGAGTCAGAGATGGACAGTG CAGCTCCAAAGAATGCCCATGTTCATTTCACCAACGGCCCCGCTCACATTCCTAGCAATGGTTACTCTCAGTACCACACAGTTCACAAGGACTCTGGACTCTACAAGGACCTGCTGCACAAACTTCATCTGGCAAAAGTGGGAGACTGCATGGGGGAGGTTGCCGACCGGCCCATTCGCCGCAACAACAGCTACACTTCCTACACCATGGCCATCATCGGCCTGCATGGAGACTACAAGCCCAAAGAATCTGAATTCCGTGCTTCAGAAGATGGAGACAAAGAAAAAGCCAATGCTCAGGAGAGGAAGCGCATCCGCATGGACAGCTACACGAGTTATTGCAACGCAGTGGCGGAGAATGGTGCACCTGAAGGTCTCGGTGATAGTGAGGTTGCTTTGGAGATTGCCGATGATGATGCTGGTAGCAGCCATAGTTCTTTGGAGGAGGATAAATCCGATGCTGACAGACCTGAAGTGTCAATGCTCTTCCAGTTCCTGCAAATCCTCACCGCCTGTTTTGGTTCCTTTGCTCACGGAGGAAATGATGTTAG TAATGCAATTGGTCCCCTGGTTGCCCTTTGGCTGGTCTATGAGAGTGGGTCCGTTATATCACATGGACCAACTCCAATCTGGCTGCTACTGTATGGAGGAGTGGGCATCTGTGTCGGTTTGTGGGTCTGGGGCCGTAGAGTTATCCAAACCATGGGCAAGGATCTGACCCCCATCACCCCATCTAG TGGTTTCAGCATCGAGCTCGCCTCAGCCGTCACTGTTGTGGTTGCTTCCAACATTGGTCTTCCAGTTTCCACCACTCACTGCAAG gtCGGGTCAGTGGTGTCTGTCGGTTGGATGCGCTCCAGGAAGGCTGTGGACTGGCGACTGTTCAGAAACATCTTCTTGGCCTGGTTTGTCACTGTGCCCATATCTGGCCTTATCAGCGCGGCCATCATGGCCCTGTTCATCTACGTTATCCTGTGA
- the LOC113109703 gene encoding sodium-dependent phosphate transporter 1-B-like isoform X2: MVSTTLATVTILTTLAAQVALTDYLWLLIVGFIIAFILAFSVGANDVANSFGTAVGSGVVTLRQACILATVFETLGSVLLGAKVSETIRNGIIDVTMYNGTEHVLMAGSVSAMFGSAVWQLFASFLKLPISGTHCIVGATIGFSLVAKGQQGVKWLELLRIVASWFLSPVLSGIMSAILFYFVRMFILKKKDPVPNGLRALPFFYAVTMGINLFSIMFTGAPMLGFDKLPWWGVLLISIGMALIIGIIVWFVVCPRLKKKIECKLKSSSPTESPLMEKRELHEAHSPILKPVPEESSAMPSITPSAPPLSEERRVTFDIGESDDADQKDCKESEMDSAPKNAHVHFTNGPAHIPSNGYSQYHTVHKDSGLYKDLLHKLHLAKVGDCMGEVADRPIRRNNSYTSYTMAIIGLHGDYKPKESEFRASEDGDKEKANAQERKRIRMDSYTSYCNAVAENGAPEGLGDSEVALEIADDDAGSSHSSLEEDKSDADRPEVSMLFQFLQILTACFGSFAHGGNDVSNAIGPLVALWLVYESGSVISHGPTPIWLLLYGGVGICVGLWVWGRRVIQTMGKDLTPITPSSGFSIELASAVTVVVASNIGLPVSTTHCKVGSVVSVGWMRSRKAVDWRLFRNIFLAWFVTVPISGLISAAIMALFIYVIL, translated from the exons ATGGTGTCGACAACTCTGGCCACGGTAACGATTTTGACCACCCTTGCCGCTCAAGTGGCTTTGACAGATTATCTATGGCTCCTAATTGTAGGGTTCATAATAGCATTTATTCTGGCCTTTTCGGTGGGTGCTAATGACGTAGCCAACTCTTTTGGTACAGCAGTGGGATCAGGTGTAGTTACGCTTAGGCAGGCCTGTATTCTTGCTACTGTCTTTGAGACACTGGGCTCTGTGCTGCTTGGTGCCAAGGTCAGTGAAACTATCCGCAATGGCATAATCGATGTGACTATGTACAACGGCACAGAGCATGTGTTGATGGCTGGATCAGTCAGCGCTATGTTTG GCTCTGCTGTTTGGCAGTTATTTGCTTCTTTTCTGAAGCTTCCTATATCTGGGACCCATTGCATTGTGGGAGCTACCATTGGCTTTTCACTAGTCGCCAAAGGTCAGCAGGGCGTCAAATGGCTGGAGCTTCTTAGAATTG TTGCATCCTGGTTCCTCTCACCTGTCCTCTCTGGCATTATGTCTGCCATTCTTTTCTACTTTGTTCGCATGTTCATCCTGAAAAAG AAAGATCCAGTTCCCAATGGTCTGAGGGCCCTGCCTTTCTTCTATGCTGTTACGATGGGAATCAACCTGTTCTCCATTATGTTTACTGGAGCACCGA TGCTGGGCTTTGATAAGCTGCCCTGGTGGGGAGTTCTGCTCATTTCCATCGGCATGGCCCTGATCATCGGTATCATCGTTTGGTTTGTTGTCTGCCCACGGCTCAAGAAGAAGATCGAAT GTAAACTAAAGTCTTCCAGTCCCACCGAGAGTCCTTTGATGGAGAAGAGGGAGCTGCATGAAGCTCACAGTCCCATCCTGAAACCTGTCCCTGAGGAGTCCAGTGCAATGCCCTCTATCACCCCCTCGGCCCCTCCTCTTTCTGAGGAGCGCAGGGTCACCTTTGACATTGGAGAGTCAGATGACGCTGATCAGAAGGACTGCAAAGAGTCAGAGATGGACAGTG CTCCAAAGAATGCCCATGTTCATTTCACCAACGGCCCCGCTCACATTCCTAGCAATGGTTACTCTCAGTACCACACAGTTCACAAGGACTCTGGACTCTACAAGGACCTGCTGCACAAACTTCATCTGGCAAAAGTGGGAGACTGCATGGGGGAGGTTGCCGACCGGCCCATTCGCCGCAACAACAGCTACACTTCCTACACCATGGCCATCATCGGCCTGCATGGAGACTACAAGCCCAAAGAATCTGAATTCCGTGCTTCAGAAGATGGAGACAAAGAAAAAGCCAATGCTCAGGAGAGGAAGCGCATCCGCATGGACAGCTACACGAGTTATTGCAACGCAGTGGCGGAGAATGGTGCACCTGAAGGTCTCGGTGATAGTGAGGTTGCTTTGGAGATTGCCGATGATGATGCTGGTAGCAGCCATAGTTCTTTGGAGGAGGATAAATCCGATGCTGACAGACCTGAAGTGTCAATGCTCTTCCAGTTCCTGCAAATCCTCACCGCCTGTTTTGGTTCCTTTGCTCACGGAGGAAATGATGTTAG TAATGCAATTGGTCCCCTGGTTGCCCTTTGGCTGGTCTATGAGAGTGGGTCCGTTATATCACATGGACCAACTCCAATCTGGCTGCTACTGTATGGAGGAGTGGGCATCTGTGTCGGTTTGTGGGTCTGGGGCCGTAGAGTTATCCAAACCATGGGCAAGGATCTGACCCCCATCACCCCATCTAG TGGTTTCAGCATCGAGCTCGCCTCAGCCGTCACTGTTGTGGTTGCTTCCAACATTGGTCTTCCAGTTTCCACCACTCACTGCAAG gtCGGGTCAGTGGTGTCTGTCGGTTGGATGCGCTCCAGGAAGGCTGTGGACTGGCGACTGTTCAGAAACATCTTCTTGGCCTGGTTTGTCACTGTGCCCATATCTGGCCTTATCAGCGCGGCCATCATGGCCCTGTTCATCTACGTTATCCTGTGA